ctcctttatgCCCCCTCTTCTTCGAACCCGCCAGAATGATTGGTAGAAGAAGAAAGGGTCCTCTCACAGTCCAAGTCATCATGACATCTTTATCGAAGAACCAAGCagacgggtcaccaggaatctcagatagcaaagtctctttgtgcccagCAGGGTTAACTTCCCCAATGGGCTGGACCACTTCCACCAGGTAGATAggaagcagggacttggatgctatTGTCTTGACATCTGCATCTAACGGACACTTGGAAACTGGAAGACCTCTTACAGGGTTCAAGTTCAGCCCGTAATCCCgagaaaactggacctcctcttccagTTCAGGGGAATTTATTGACAAGAAAGCTTCTGACTTggtatcttcaccagccggccacacggAAGCTGAGGGAACTCTCACAAGATACATCTTCTGCCTGATATCCAGAGACAAACTtttaggtagcagagatgttctagaATACTGAACACAGAAAAAAAATCATTGGAACtgagagtggagaacaacagctccaccggatCAGAAAAAACCTGAGAGGAGGAAACTTCTGTTTCAGAATTTTCACCAAACGGCCACATGGACGATGAAGgtacccacataggaaccatcttctgcctgtTAACCAGAAGAAAATGTCCAAGAGGCGGGGATGTTTCCatgaacaggttacaggtatagtcattagagttGTGTGGAGAGATTGTCACAGCTTTCCCATCTTTGgtgacatcagcacaccttgactcgatgacttacaggttactggtatagtcactggagacatGTGGAGAGACAGTCACCACTTCCCCATCTTTGgtgacatcagcacaccttgactcagtGACTAGAAGACCAGCTGAAAAAGAAGACGACACTGTTgactgtctttgacgcatgggaaccagacacttctcacgactgggtaaattcaaacagAGCATTttgctggaactcttgaccagagcggatgGTAGAGACCTtgactcagaatgacccatgggcataacagacagcataaggAAGACAAACTTCTTCGAGTATAAGGCTCCTacctggagctgtagttgtccttgaagGACTAAACTGTTCTTGAATAGGGCTTGACCATCTTCAGACATCACCCTTACCAGGTTATGGAGCTGTATGACGTAGACCACACACTGACTCCGAAAGGCTGGCAACTTTACCACGCCAAAGCTCCTGGAAAACAAAGAAACAGTCTTTGATTttgatggagaggaagtactctcgccaagGGCAGcttctcctgctggcccagggttttgaagTTTAAAATTCACAGAGCAGAGACCATCTGTATGTTCCTTACAACCGCAGCGTTAACGCGCTCCCTTTTTGCGGCTGGATTcgagctgctgctttgccagcccacttttatcagccttcttgggatttgcttgggtagctgcttggACAGGTAAAGGAACAGGTGAGTCTTGAATGGTCATGGACGGAAGTGATGGTTTACCCACAGGTTTCTTTCatctggaccgtctctgtgagcttggaGGACTTTTAAGGAGACGCAGTACTAGGCTTATCGAAGGATTTACTGAAGGCAACCAGAAAGGGCAGCAGATTCGAGGTGATGGGATCCCCTGCTTCTCAGAGGGGGTTGAGCCACGTCAAAGCATCTACTTCTAGGTAGGTCATTAAGAGTCCTATTTTAACCCAATCTGTGGCAAAATAGGAAGCATGCCACTGGAAATAATGCAAGCACTTTTCCAAGAACACACAACACTGATTTGGATCCCCATCGTAGTATGGAGGATCTGCTAGGACGGATTCTACATTAGGAGCGCAAGCTTCAAGttgatcaaacagctcattagagatgatgaATGTGGGTGGAGCAGTGAAAGACTGGATTTCAGACTGGGTAAAAACTTTTTCCATTCGGCTATGCTGGCAAGAAGaaagttcatcttgctccgagagtgACGACTCATGGGACTCAGCGGAGACTATGACCAGAGCAATCTGTAACGCTcgcacccagactggttggcgcggggtccgggggtgtggccccactgaaccactgaccagactaccctgaaagggccgtaactaagtagcttccaaggtgttcgctggagcatctgatggtgaggtcagacttgtgcggcaggtagctaccaggtaccactccagggtggtgtctggctgtgaatGCTGATCTCACCGAGGAATaggacaggcaggcaggcacggctgtgacactggctggcagatgggtatggcagaggccctgatgggcagacAGGCTTGACGGAGACGCAGGCAGgtaggcaggcatggctggcatTCTGGCAAGTCTGATGGatagggctgatactctggtagaaactgatatacaggcgggtgtatggaaacaggtaagaacctgttcagactggagggtatatgaaaacaggtagggacctgttcaaactggtgaatataaagaaacaggtagagacctgtgcgGCAAGTTCCAGAACGGAGATAGAGCAATATCGCAAGTGCGGATGCAAAGCATAACCACAGGAGGCAGAgttaagagcaggaggtggagccaagaacagaaatgcaggaggtggagccaagagccagaggcagagccaagaacagaaacgcagctaagagcagagaagaggaaggcAGAGCTAAAAGCAGAGAAGCAGAAGgcagaggagaaggcagagctaaggatggaaccgctggaggcggagccaagagcagaaccactgaaggcggagccaagagtggaaactccagagacggagccaagagcggagacgctggaggcggagccaagagcagaaccacaagAGACAATGCCAAgaaccagaaccgcaggaggcaaagccaagagTCGGAAGGCAGAGAgtcagaaggcggagccaagagccagaaccgcaggaggcaaagccaagagccTGAAGGcggagagccacaggttgtggcgagcaaagcagagaagcacagagccacgggtagtggcaaacagagcagagaggtgcagagccactgatTGTGACACGCAGGGCTaagaggtgcagagccactggaagtggcgagcagagctgagtggtgcagagccactggtagtggtaagcagaaaagaggtgcagagccactggtagtggcgagaagagcagagaggtgcagagccacaggtagtggcgAGCAGGAGAGTGAACACAGAGGTACGCACAAACAATCAAAGAAACAACAGGAaccgacatagaccagagtacacacTGGAACAGACACAGATACTAGAACCAGACACAGATAGGCCTGcgaattgcagccctcagagacaggaaacaaaacacaacctggcagctcagtagcaaatactaactgagggcaatagtttgctcaggcgtccCCCAATGGGTGAGGACAGCTTAAGTATCCGAGTCCTCTAGGCAATTGAccagggacaccttagggaggtgcacacaatcTAAAAAAATCCGGATTTGCCAGCGCTgcacccctatgcacacagccaggaagtgtacatagAGCAAgaggccatgaagcacatggcatcgagtcggcagcagacagatctcacaacatggcacagggtgagtgagttgagGAATCAGGCAGGTGGggcatggaaggccatgcagtaatTCCGGCAGGGTTGTTACGCTGTGTTGTACAgtgcaagcacagtggatgggatttatagtgtGTATGTATTTCTATTTGATGCGACGTAAAGTTACCCATGGCATGTATTTacaagccgcagcatgtcaatttctgttgcagagatgctagtctccgcaacagaaatttccATAATAGAAATGTATTGGATGAGGTAAATCTGCactgttcagtgaacacatgcggatttacctgcatgATTAGAATGCAACGCATTGGACGCAGCCAAAATACGCTGCTTCTAAAGCACTGCTACCTCCTGTTTGTGAGAACATAGAGGTTTGCAACCAATTTGTCAATTTATTCAGTTAATCATCAATCAAGTAGATTTTTGTTTGTGAGAAtcatttgtatgtagtatgtacctaTTCTAGACTTACACACATTTCAAGATTAACTACTTGTAATATGGAGATCATTTGCCTTTTGATGCTTttatcatcatactgtgttgaTGCTACACAGTTTATGCTAATGAACATTTGTGTCAGTTATGAGGAGCGCTTGCATTCACATGTTGTGCTAATATAAGAATTCTGGTTAGTAAATTGTTTACATTGGAAAATCCTGGCATGCGTTCACAGAAATTAGTATTCATTTCATGTATAATTAGAAGAATAAGGGTTACAAGCCAAAGCCTAGTACAGCTATCTGGCTATGTAAATATATTTGTACATAATATCTGAAAGAGATATGAATTATCTCAGCTGCCTTCATATAAAAGAACatagttttttgtattttattcattgcttAGTGGTATTAGAATCAAAATCTAAAGCAAATGCTGGCGTGGCCTGACCACTGATGGCGCTGGCTGTGCGAGTGAATACCTTCTTGAACAAGGACTTGTACAATGATTAGAAGCTGCATTTATACCACCCAAGCATCATATAAACCCTATATGATGAAGATGACCAGAGGAAGATCCAAGAAAAGGAGTTCCCCTGCCAAATTTGCAGAGGTTTTTCCTCAGAACTCCAGCCGGACATCTCCATCACATGAAGCGCCATCTTCACCTACTCGCTCACAGGCCTCTTCTCCAGGCAAATCCTCCACAAGGTGTGGTGATTGCTCTGCTGATGCCGAGGTCAAGGAAGAAATAATGCAGAACATGCTCAATTCCCTCCTCTACTCTCCTAAATCTGATTTTAAAGTGGTGATGGGTGAGTTGAAGCGGGAGATTATTATTCTTGAGGAATGTTTGGGACATATAGAAACTAAAATGGTGGAGTATGCAGCATCTCATAATGATCTCATAGATCCACAACAtaatcagctaacatagaaaaaactcagaaaaaatacataccataagatacggccttcccaaaaccctgtctgatgacaaatgcacacttagcaggatgcagcaggcctccactgataaaggctaggggcagcACAGgttcaaactacttgataaaaacagccataggaaccatagtcctccataggacCCAAATTTGGGGCCACAAGCAATCTAAAAATACTACAGAAATAGTcactgtgtgcacgtggccttaaatAGGTTTCTGACTTAACTGAATTTGAAAGCTTCAGCACTGATTTTTCACAATATTTTTAACATTTCCCAGCAAAACTAATTGGAAACCTTATTCGAAGAGTATTTGAAGCATCTTTATGCGGATTTGCAGTAGAATCCTTCTCTTCtaaacttttgtaaaaaaaaaatcctgtgtgaATAGGCCCTAAAAAGGAAAAGGTGATGCATGCATATGGCTCTTTTCAATAGATCATGGTTTTTTGCTTACTGCCTAATGTTTCAGAACTCCAATAAATTACAGTGTTGCGGGCACAGACACATATGGCCACCTGTACAATTTACATACTCCTTTCTGGAGTGCCAAGTGAGTTAAGGGACCACATTCTTCTGACCTATGAGGTTATCCAGAGATGTCTACACAGGGCCCCATTAGTAAATGCCAGTCTTTTCTCTTCAGCTAACACTATTCTTCTGTGTGTCACATATAGTTTGCCTGCCAGACAAGCATGTTTCTGTCCATGCGGTTGGCGGACACACAGAAAGGCATCATGGGTGGCATGTGGCCCCTAGGATGTAGGTTTATTCTGTTATTTAATGTTTTTAATTGAGCAGCAAGCAAGCAGCTTGATGATAATCCAAGAATATTGGAGGACAAGATGGTATAACATTCTGAAGTCAATTTACTCAACATAATTGATGGTGCAAAAGAGAAATAAAAATTCATTCACTTTCAGATGAAACATAACATTTTACTTGGCTGCATAAGCAGATGTGAGATGCTATACATCCAGCCCTGTCTGCATCAAATTATCACCACTAGTATTTGTTGTGTATGATGTCTAGATGTTTCTCtgcacttaaagggttattctcaaaatGTTAAAGTGCTCGTAAAATCAGGCAACTTTGGCATTTCCTTGTTGTCAAAAATCCTCTCAATTCTCTAGAACacagggatttttaattctattgtGTAGGCACTGGGCAGTCTTTTAGGCAAAGAGCATATCGCTTACCAGCTCTTGCTATAGAGCCTGTAAGTGCTGTTGACGTTGGCCTGATCTCTGAATGCAGAAATCTTCAGTGTCCCTTCTCTCCATCTATGCTGCAGAGGCAATGCTGCGTCTGATTGTGGCATCGGAGGGAACAAAGTTCAGGCCAATACTGGTCCAAACTGTCAGTCATGCAGGAGCACACCGGCATCATTAAGCAAGAAATTGGAaaactggtgactagtgttgagcgataccttccgatttacggaagtatcggtatcggattgaattggccaatatccaaaaaatattggatatcgcctataccgatacctgataccaatgcaagtcaatgggacacaaatatcagaatgtaaataagctctttctgtccttctacatcctgtttcgggggaagagtgtgggcggtgcgtgggcggacactggcgGGGTCTGTGTggccctgccgggggtctgtacaggcctctctggggtctgtacgggcctgctggggctcactGTGGGCTGCAGGGCTCTGTGCAATCTGCCGGGGCTctctgtgggcctgccggggctctgtgcggcgtgccggggctctgtgcggtgtgccggggctctgtgcggcctgccggggctctgtgcgtgtgtgcaggcattgtccgatgggactacaagtcccatcggacaatgcctactacagtgacattgATTGACACAttacccatcatccagctaatgtgttgaatgaaaaaaaaacatacatattacatacatactacatacatactacatacaatacattcatacattacacataatacatacatatagacatacagtacattaaacacagagttcatactcaccattacttgtcactttgttcccgaagtcagtgtcatctgtaaaaaaatattaaaataacaaacaaccaatatactccctgtccgcagaaatccagtagtgtcccatgatgatctcccatggggaacggcagcatcagctgatgcgaccgctctccagggtatTGATGTGTCGTTCGTGAATGAGCCGatacaaagagccggctccctgctgtgaatgttcaggggctccaggaacacaatgacgggaggaaagtatccttccgcactgtatttctCCGCCGctttaaaaaaaatagtccctagtatcacttttggcattgctgtgtgagaaattttctcacgcagcaattgccataaagtgagactttttcCTAAGGTAACCTCGTCCCCAGCACCTGCAAATTAAGATTCTTTTTTCGGacgtgcgcagttgcgctgccctttgtacttacagtgcaggcgccgggaacaATGCAACAAGAGGCCaagagtgatggctgtgctgcgtctgattaggaaggaacgaCCCGCCTCcgtggcgatttcagggtatgagggggcacatgttATAAccgtttatttcagcatgtgcaggcatcataactaaaagagccaccttgtcagaatgcagcatttgtgctgcaaaaggtggctcttttagttacaaacgcctgaggggtgtgacag
This region of Ranitomeya imitator isolate aRanImi1 chromosome 1, aRanImi1.pri, whole genome shotgun sequence genomic DNA includes:
- the LOC138661435 gene encoding octapeptide-repeat protein T2-like, producing the protein MQEVEPRARGRAKNRNAAKSREEEGRAKSREAEGRGEGRAKDGTAGGGAKSRTTEGGAKSGNSRDGAKSGDAGGGAKSRTTRDNAKNQNRRRQSQESEGRESEGGAKSQNRRRQSQEPEGGEPQVVASKAEKHRATGSGKQSREVQSH